The Polyodon spathula isolate WHYD16114869_AA chromosome 13, ASM1765450v1, whole genome shotgun sequence genome includes a region encoding these proteins:
- the LOC121325102 gene encoding myozenin-1-like, translated as MPLSRTPAPNKRKKSRKAISEITQEVFDEGELNLGKKISTPKDIMLEELSLLGNKGSKMFKLRQKRVERFIWENNPDIFNDGSMDSFQKFVPSLGGAMQSGHSMMDVGGQLVSGQVVGQAGTGRQQQAPVPPPKPGMGGAGGGAGRAGGGAGGAGGGAAGSVTVQSSQGHGEGEGHQNAGKGGSKQSITLVRTYISPWERAMKGNAELTATMRTSMPGPCIHKNLVEYKSFNRTAMPFGGYEKASKLMTFQMPEYDTAPEEPEHPAIYQLDINSRPCFNRTPIGWVGSGEPCQLPVDLKSVPFEGETDDL; from the exons ATGCCTCTGTCCAGGACCCCAGCACCCAACAAGAGGAAAAAGTCCAGGAAGGCGATCTCCGAGATCACGCAGGAAG tgtttgaTGAGGGAGAGCTGAACCTGGGGAAGAAGATCAGCACTCCCAAAGACATCATGCTGGAGGAGCTGTCTCTGCTCGGGAACAAGGGCTCCAAGATGTTCAAACTACGGCAGAAAAGGGTGGAGAGGTTCATCTGGGAGAACAACCCTGACATCTTCAATGATGGGTCCATG GACAGTTTCCAGAAGTTTGTGCCGAGCCTGGGTGGTGCGATGCAGTCTGGCCACAGCATGATGGATGTGGGGGGTCAGCTGGTCAGCGGTCAGGTGGTGGGCCAGGCGGGCACAGGGAGGCAGCAGCAGGCGCCAGTCCCTCCTCCCAAACCAGGCATGGGTGGGGCTGGGGGAGGAGCTGGAAGGGCTGGGGGAGGAGCTGGAGGGGCCGGAGGAGGAGCTGCAGGGTCTGTCACCGTGCAGTCCAGCCAGGGACATG GTGAGGGTGAAGGTCATCAGAATGCAGGGAAGGGCGGGTCAAAGCAGAGCATTACCTTGGTGAGGACTTACATATCTCCGTGGGAACGGGCAATGAAAGGGAACGCGGAGCTAACAGCCACCATGAGAACCAGCATGCCAGGGCCCTGCATCCACAAGAACCTGGTGGAGTACAAGAGCTTCAACAG GACCGCCATGCCCTTCGGGGGGTACGAGAAAGCCTCCAAGCTGATGACCTTCCAGATGCCGGAGTATGACACTGCGCCGGAGGAGCCAGAGCACCCTGCGATCTACCAGCTTGACATCAACTCCCGCCCCTGCTTCAACCGCACTCCCATAGGCTGGGTGGGAAGCGGGGAGCCCTGCCAGCTGCCTGTGGATCTGAAGAGTGTGCCTTTCGAAGGGGAGACCGACGACCTGTGA
- the LOC121326013 gene encoding synaptopodin 2-like protein: MVTEEQVVISLSGGAPWGFRLQGGAEHSKPLQVAKVRKRSKACRAGLREGDELLSVNEKMCGGLSHAQAMTLIDSAPGTMRIRVRRSPTGFQSVVLLTRSPSPRIDREYRAALHALSPPVTKPAAGQPDRSAVMSPTGGECLNSTLDPHRDCLTSPPDSEAYYGETDSDGDTALVKQRRPKRRSPSATPVKPSGRASPEETSEMSGYESAPDARPHTTLSGLTQPQDAAPGVARREILFQPRPVEEEEEAGLGEALSYPSYGQGTAEVDSGFQEPPSVPLVSPERAKDASRLLFSSTQLVPMVGPVDRPVDEELTTSYKDKARQAKLHRSESVQEKQVKEARSKCRTIASLLTAAPNPHSKGVLMFKKRRQRSKKYTLISFGSVEEDMEAGEEDEEEGEGALPTSESEFDEEGFSAAPDADPVWDSDYLDILERKKTPTQTPQGPPQGLLGTVGKGAHLYEQQQKRRAEENSVSEAARQGEQGTQGNQGTPTAVPSVSSAQPPPSFSMMNGDAPPAMRPDLVKSPPAPAPPAPPDHSVPGAFSVPAQQHASSLLDTTNRTARPFTPGFVGGRSATAPVVFRPGKKAAIPTPQQQSPRCPRPSPPSLPLHLLPLHYARPAAITTQVQFFSPIPPAPVTPRAPQGVTSPLPPTPFSPPPMSMASFSSMTLRAPLEVTSPLPPTSFSPPPMSTASLPSYLSAPSVNGAKPVPSSSTLTPVSTLTPTSASLATLPASVNPAFPAPFMSSSSEALASREQRISVPAARTGILLESRRRGTRKSMFSLPEEKPSHSPNPVLLSLVQNLDEKPPKGGEAGFESGPEEDLLNLGAEACNFMQAQKHRTPPPVAPKPHLRAPEVPQMGGKGAELFARRQNRMDRFVVGGGAPGQQQQLSSSKQDRPRAPSPTPSLPVHWKYSPNIRAPPPISYNPLLSPSCPPGAQKGSKTGANQPATWSGRKATPQKQCIQALDFMKRQPYQLNPAMFGGVGGSQQQVQQQAAPMLGSSLTPPRQIPVKAARVYEIKRFSTPTPMSAPPSHSPTVIVPRSATTLGEPLWRSDICSPPPPVYSTPTPLTPSAHPTPTPLTPSAHPIPTTLSPPSLPATLVFQTSSPLAPAPAPAPAPLYPSFQAAKQFKSAPELSPLPAFKAVVSSSPQGSQVPQRFQVSRIGNKANVWRPGSVHY; encoded by the exons ATGGTGACGGAGGAGCAGGTTGTGATCTCCCTGTCCGGGGGAGCGCCGTGGGGGTTTCGTCTGCAAGGAGGCGCCGAGCACAGCAAGCCCCTCCAAGTGGCCAAG GTGCGCAAGCGCAGCAAAGCCTGCCGAGCAGGGCTGCGAGAGGGAGATGAGCTGCTGTCAGTTAACGAGAAGATGTGTGGGGGGCTGTCCCACGCCCAGGCTATGACCCTCATTGACTCTGCCCCTGGGACAATGCGCATCCGCGTCAGGAG GTCTCCAACTGGTTTCCAGTCAGTGGTTCTCCTCACCCGCTCCCCCTCTCCGCGCATCGACAGGGAATACCGCGCGGCCCTACACGCCCTGTCACCCCCGGTAACCAAGCCTGCCGCCGGGCAACCAGACCGCAGCGCTGTGATGTCCCCCACAGGGGGGGAGTGCCTGAACAGTACCCTGGACCCCCACAGGGACTGcctgacctcccccccggacAGCGAGGCGTACTACGGTGAGACAGACAGTGACGGAGACACAGCGCTTGTGAAACAGCGCCGGCCAAAACGCCGTAGCCCCAGCGCCACCCCCGTCAAGCCCTCCGGCCGTGCCTCGCCCGAGGAGACCTCAGAGATGAGCGGTTACGAGAGCGCGCCTGACGCGCGCCCCCACACGACCCTATCCGGGCTCACACAGCCTCAGGATGCGGCTCCTGGAGTGGCCCGCAGAGAGATCCTGTTCCAGCCCCGgccagtggaggaggaggaggaggccgGCCTGGGAGAAGCCCTCTCTTACCCCAGTTACGGGCAGGGGACTGCCGAGGTGGACAGTGGGTTCCAGGAGCCCCCCTCCGTGCCGTTGGTCTCCCCCGAGAGAGCCAAGGACGCCTCGCGGCTGCTGTTCTCCAGCACTCAGCTCGTCCCCATGGTGGGTCCAGTGGACAGGCCAGTGGATGAAGAGTTGACCACCAGCTACAAGGACAAGGCCAGGCAAGCCA AGCTGCACCGGAGCGAGAGCGTGCAGGAGAAGCAGGTGAAGGAAGCCCGTTCCAAGTGCCGCACCATCGCCTCGCTGCTCACCGCAGCGCCCAACCCACACTCCAAGGGCGTGCTGATGTTCAAGAAGCGCAGGCAGCGCTCCAAGAAGTACACGCTGATCAGCTTCGGCAGCGTCGAGGAGGACATGGAGGCGggagaggaggatgaggaggagggggagggggcccTCCCCACCAGCGAGTCTGAGTTCGACGAGGAAGGCTTCTCCGCAGCCCCTGACGCAGACCCTGTCTGGGACAGCGACTACCTGGACATCCTAGAGAGGAAGAAGACCCCCACCCAGACTCCGCAGGGACCCCCGCAGGGCCTGCTTGGCACCGTGGGGAAAGGGGCGCACCTGTATGAGCAGCAGCAGAAGAGACGCGCCGAGGAGAACTCTGTCAGTGAGGCGGCCCGGCAGGGAGAGCAGGGGACACAGGGGAACCAGGGGACCCCCACAGCTGTTCCCTCTGTGTCGTCAGCCCAGCCGCCCCCCAGCTTTAGCATGATGAACGGAGACGCCCCCCCGGCCATGCGTCCTGATCTGGTGAAGTCCCCACCCGCCCCTGCTCCTCCTGCTCCCCCGGATCATTCTGTACCGGGTGCCTTCTCAGTGCCGGCCCAGCAGCATGCCAGCTCTCTGCTGGACACAACCAACCGGACCGCCCGCCCCTTCACCCCGGGCTTTGTGGGGGGACGCTCTGCCACGGCTCCTGTGGTCTTCCGCCCGGGAAAGAAAGCTGCCATCCCCACCCCCCAGCAGCAGTCGCCCCGGTGCCCCCGCccttctcccccctccctccctctccaccTCCTCCCTCTACATTACGCAAGGCCAGCAGCAATCACCACACAAGTCCAATTCTTCTCCCCCATTCCTCCTGCTCCGGTGACTCCTAGAGCCCCTCAGGGGGTcacctcccctctccctcccactCCCTTTTCTCCTCCCCCCATGTCAATGGCTTCCTTCTCTTCCATGACTCTTAGAGCCCCCCTGGAGGTcacctcccctctccctcccactTCCTTCTCTCCTCCCCCTATGTCGACAGCCTCCTTACCTTCCTATCTCTCCGCTCCTTCTGTTAACGGTGCCAAGCCTGTGCCATCTTCCTCCACTCTCACCCCTGTGTCCACCCTCACCCCTACCTCTGCCTCTCTCGCCACTCTCCCTGCCTCTGTAAACCCGGCCTTCCCTGCCCCTTTCATGTCCTCTTCCTCCGAAGCCTTGGCCTCCCGAGAGCAGCGCATCTCCGTCCCCGCGGCCCGCACTGGGATCCTGCTAGAGTCCCGCAGGAGAGGCACCAGGAAATCAATGTTCAGCCTGCCGGAGGAGAAGCCGAGCCACTCGCCCAACCCGGTGCTGCTGTCCCTGGTGCAGAACCTGGACGAGAAGCCGCCCAAGGGTGGGGAGGCCGGGTTTGAGTCTGGCCCTGAGGAGGACCTGCTGAATCTGGGGGCCGAGGCTTGCAACTTCATGCAGGCGCAGAAGCACAGGACCCCGCCGCCTGTGGCCCCCAAACCCCACTTGCGGGCCCCTGAGGTCCCCCAGATGGGCGGGAAGGGGGCAGAGCTGTTTGCGCGTCGACAGAACCGGATGGACAGGTTTGTGGTGGGAGGAGGAGCCCCtgggcaacagcagcagctgtcCTCCTCAAAGCAAGACCGGCCAAGAGCCCCTTctcccaccccctccctccctgtgcaTTGGAAATACTCCCCCAATATCCGTGCCCCGCCTCCCATCAGCTACAACCCCCTGCTGTCCCCCTCCTGCCCCCCTGGAGCTCAGAAGGGCAGCAAGACCGGGGCTAATCAACCGGCGACATGGAGTGGAAGGAAAGCCACACCCCAGAAACAGTGTATCCAAGCTTTGGATTTCATGAAGAGGCAGCCGTACCAGCTCAACCCGGCCATGTTTGGGGGTGTTGGGGGTTCACAGCAGCAGGTGCAGCAACAGGCAGCCCCTATGCTGGGCAGCTCCCTCACCCCTCCGCGGCAGATCCCGGTCAAAGCCGCCCGCGTCTACGAGATCAAGCGCTTCTCTACACCCACGCCGATGTCTGCGCCCCCCTCGCACTCACCCACCGTGATCGTGCCGCGCTCCGCCACTACCCTGGGGGAGCCACTGTGGCGATCGGATATCTGCTCGCCGCCACCTCCAGTCTACTCCACTCCCACCCCACTCACTCCCTCTGCTCATCCCACTCCCACCCCACTCACTCCTTCTGCTCATCCCATTCCCACCACactctctcccccttctctccctGCTACTCTTGTGTTCCAAACCAGTTCCCCCCTAGCTCCTGCCCCAGCTCCTGCCCCTGCCCCTCTCTACCCCTCTTTCCAGGCTGCCAAGCAGTTCAAGAGTGCTCCCGAGCTCAGCCCTCTGCCTGCCTTCAAGGCGGTGGTCTCCTCCAGCCCCCAGGGGAGCCAGGTGCCCCAGCGATTCCAAGTCTCCAGGATTGGGAATAAAGCCAATGTGTGGAGACCGGGCTCCGTACACTATTGA